Below is a genomic region from Cryptosporangium minutisporangium.
CCGAGCCTCCGGCGGAGCAGGTACCGACGCCCCTCTCCGCACCCGTCGGTGACCTGGCCGACGTCGTGGGCCAGGAACTGGGACGACGCGCGGTGGAGGTCGCCGCGGCCGGTGGGCACCACCTGGCGCTCTTCGGGCCACCCGGTGCGGGGAAGACGATGCTCGCCGAGCGGCTTCCGGGCGTCTTGCCGCCGCTGGACGACGGCGCCGCGGTGGAGGTGACCGCGGTGCACTCCGTGGCAGGCACCCTTCCGGTCGGGAGCGGGCTGGTCCGCCAGGCGCCGTATCAGGCGCCCCACCACACCGCGACGGTGGCAGCGCTCGTCGGCGGTGGCTCCGGGCTGGCCCGGCCGGGCGCGATCTCGCTGGCCCACCAGGGGGTCCTGTTCCTCGACGAGAGCCCCGAGTTCTCACCCCGGGCGCTGGACGCCCTGCGGCAGCCGGTGGAGCGCGGCGAGGTGGTGCTCGCCCGGTCCGGCGGCGTGGTCCGCTACCCGGCGCGTGTCCAGCTGGTGCTCGCCGCCAACCCGTGCCCGTGCGCGACCGCGGCCGGCGACCGGGCCTGCACCTGCACGCCGACCGCCCGCCGCCGGTACCTGGGGCGGATCTCCGGCCCGCTGCTCGACCGCATCGATCTGCGGGTGTCGCTGCTGCCGGTCGCCTCCGCGGCGCTCTACGCCGGCTTCGACCGGCCGAGCCCGACCTCGGAAGTGGCCGAGCGGGTCCGGGACGCCAGAGCAGCCGCCGGGGAGCGCTGGGGACAGCTGGGCTGGACGTCGAACGCGGCCGTGCCGGGGCAGGCTCTGCGGGCCGAGTGGCGTCTACCCCGGCACGTCACTGCCGCGGTGGCCTGGGCGCTCGACGCGGGTGAGCTCTCCGCCCGGGGCTACGACCGGGTGCTGCGCATCGCCTGGACGCTCGCCGACCTGTCCGGGCGGCTGTCGCCGGACCAGGGCGACGTGAACGAGGCACTGGAGCTGCGACGCGGGCTGGTGGTGGTATGAGCGCCGACCTCGAGTGGGTGGCCACCGAGCGGCTCGCCTGGGTGGCGTTGAGCCGTCTCGTCGAGCCGGGGAAGCGGAGCATCGTCGCGGCCACGGCGGGCGGCGCCCGGGCGCTGCTGGAGGGGGTGCTGTCCGGCGCGCGGGACCGGGTCAGCCGGAGCCTGCGGACCCGGCTGGCCGGCGTCGATCCGTGGGAGCGTGCCCAGGCCGATCTGGCGGCTGCTGCGCGGGCGGGTGCGCGAGCGGTCACGCCGGTGGACGCCGAGTGGCCGACCGAAGCGTTCGCGGCCTTGGCGCCCCTGGCCGAGGCCGAGCGGATCGACGTCGCGCCACCCCCGTGCCTATGGGTGCGGGGGCCGCTCGCGCTGACCCGGGTGGTCGGGCGGACGGTCGCGATCGTCGGCGCGCGAGCGGCCACCGCCTACGGCAAGCACGTCGCGGGCGAGATCGCGTACGGGCTGGCCGAGCGCGGCTGGGTCGTGGTGTCGGGCGGCGCGTACGGCATCGACGGCGCGGCCCACCGCGGCGCGCTCGCGGGAGACGGCGTCACGGTGGCGGTGCTGGCCGGCGGCGTCGACGTGCCGTACCCGCTCGCGCACGCCGGCCTGCTCGACCGGATCGCCGAAGAAGGATTGCTGGTCAGCGAGGTGCCGATGGGGGAGTCGCCGCAGCGTCACCGGTTTCTCTCGCGGAATCGGCTGGTGGCGGCGCTCGGGGCGGGCGTCGTCGTGGTGGAGGCCGGGACCCGGTCCGGGACCAGCGTCACCGCCGAGCGCGCGCACCAGTTGGGGCGGGTGCTGATGGCCGTTCCGGGGTCGGTCACCTCCGCACTCTCGGTGGGAACCCACCGGCTGATCCGGGACTTCGGCGCGACGCTGGTCACCTGCGCCGCGGACGTGGTCGAGGAGGTCGGGCCGATCGGCGCCGCCGGGTGGGCCGTGTCCCCGGCCGACGGCGACCAGGCCGCGGGCGACCAGGCTCCGGGTGACCAAGCTTCGGGCGATCCGGCGGAGTCGGACGCAGCGGTCCCGGGCGGGCGCGGCGACCACGGGCCCGACCGGGCGGCGCTGCCGTCGTCGCTGCGGGTGGTGCTGGAGGCGGTGCCGGCCGGACGGGTGGTGACCGTAGAGGACGTGGCGCTCGCCGGGCGTCTGCCGCCGACGGAGGTTCGCCGGGCGTTGCCGGAGTTGCGGGTCCGGGGGTTCGTCCGCGCGGTGGAGGAGGGCTATCGGCTGACCGAGGCGGGCCTCGGACCGCCCACGTTCGCGCTGGACCGCCCGCGTCCCTACGCGGATCCGGAGGTGGACCCGTGGG
It encodes:
- a CDS encoding YifB family Mg chelatase-like AAA ATPase, whose translation is MVGFARAFAVGLHGVHGHVVEVEAHLAQGLPGLVITGLPDPAVAQARDRVRAAVLNSGQRWPDQRITVGLGPAWVPKHGTNFDLAVAAAILVASGAAPAVALDGLALLGELGLDGRIRPVRGVFPAVAAGAKVGLLRYVVPAGNWSEAALVPGAEVVGRRTLRGVIALLRGEEPLPDDAASEPPAEQVPTPLSAPVGDLADVVGQELGRRAVEVAAAGGHHLALFGPPGAGKTMLAERLPGVLPPLDDGAAVEVTAVHSVAGTLPVGSGLVRQAPYQAPHHTATVAALVGGGSGLARPGAISLAHQGVLFLDESPEFSPRALDALRQPVERGEVVLARSGGVVRYPARVQLVLAANPCPCATAAGDRACTCTPTARRRYLGRISGPLLDRIDLRVSLLPVASAALYAGFDRPSPTSEVAERVRDARAAAGERWGQLGWTSNAAVPGQALRAEWRLPRHVTAAVAWALDAGELSARGYDRVLRIAWTLADLSGRLSPDQGDVNEALELRRGLVVV
- the dprA gene encoding DNA-processing protein DprA, translating into MSADLEWVATERLAWVALSRLVEPGKRSIVAATAGGARALLEGVLSGARDRVSRSLRTRLAGVDPWERAQADLAAAARAGARAVTPVDAEWPTEAFAALAPLAEAERIDVAPPPCLWVRGPLALTRVVGRTVAIVGARAATAYGKHVAGEIAYGLAERGWVVVSGGAYGIDGAAHRGALAGDGVTVAVLAGGVDVPYPLAHAGLLDRIAEEGLLVSEVPMGESPQRHRFLSRNRLVAALGAGVVVVEAGTRSGTSVTAERAHQLGRVLMAVPGSVTSALSVGTHRLIRDFGATLVTCAADVVEEVGPIGAAGWAVSPADGDQAAGDQAPGDQASGDPAESDAAVPGGRGDHGPDRAALPSSLRVVLEAVPAGRVVTVEDVALAGRLPPTEVRRALPELRVRGFVRAVEEGYRLTEAGLGPPTFALDRPRPYADPEVDPWGIPLPEPDPVPPEPDPVLPESGPVFLEPNAVPPEPPASG